One genomic segment of Parvularcula marina includes these proteins:
- a CDS encoding sulfotransferase yields the protein MLMIIGSGRSGTTWLGKLFDSHPDTVYLHEPDAVKRRHDLPKFPCEGEVEYYAEAAADYLEELKFTRTPGVIGVPPFFPKNYRGLLGGALHKTARVTSKALRKAAGRNWAGLPVPIAPRRGAKGLYVLKSVSAVCRAPLWAAADPNLKIIHLIRHVGGRIASLERGMSAGLMNPDPQIDELFELPESELYPFTKKDILSRRFMDRIAYSWMVQNDKAAADMAGNDRYVPLLYEDLCRAPADKMARLFAYTGLETSVQTMLFLKQLQRQSAQDNARYHSVLKSPLGSIDRWRRELSLDEQDTIMDIVRHARTEPVRKALGLEPPKAEAGAFQSQLR from the coding sequence ATGTTGATGATCATTGGCAGTGGCCGGTCGGGAACGACCTGGCTCGGGAAGCTGTTCGACAGCCACCCTGATACTGTTTACCTACATGAGCCCGATGCGGTGAAGCGTCGGCACGACCTGCCGAAATTCCCCTGCGAGGGGGAGGTCGAATATTACGCCGAGGCCGCCGCTGACTATCTCGAAGAGCTGAAATTCACCCGCACCCCGGGCGTCATCGGCGTGCCGCCTTTCTTCCCGAAGAATTATCGCGGACTGCTGGGTGGGGCCCTGCACAAGACCGCGCGGGTAACGAGCAAGGCGCTCCGCAAGGCGGCGGGCAGGAACTGGGCGGGCCTGCCGGTGCCGATCGCGCCGCGTCGCGGGGCAAAGGGGCTATACGTTCTTAAATCGGTCAGCGCGGTCTGCCGCGCGCCGCTCTGGGCGGCGGCCGATCCCAATCTCAAGATCATCCACCTGATCCGCCATGTCGGCGGGCGCATCGCCTCGCTGGAGCGCGGCATGTCGGCGGGGCTGATGAACCCTGATCCGCAGATCGATGAGCTCTTTGAGCTGCCCGAATCCGAACTTTATCCCTTCACCAAGAAGGATATCCTGTCGCGGCGCTTCATGGACCGGATTGCCTATTCATGGATGGTGCAGAACGACAAGGCCGCCGCCGATATGGCGGGTAATGACCGTTACGTGCCGCTGCTCTACGAGGATCTATGCCGGGCGCCGGCCGACAAGATGGCGCGGCTCTTTGCCTATACGGGGCTGGAGACCAGCGTGCAGACCATGCTGTTCCTCAAACAGCTCCAGCGCCAGTCAGCGCAGGACAATGCTCGCTATCACAGCGTCCTCAAATCGCCACTGGGCTCGATTGACCGCTGGCGGCGTGAGCTGTCGCTCGATGAGCAGGACACGATCATGGATATCGTCCGCCATGCCCGCACCGAACCTGTCCGCAAGGCGCTGGGGCTTGAGCCGCCAAAGGCCGAGGCGGGTGCATTCCAGAGCCAGCTGCGCTAG
- a CDS encoding patatin-like phospholipase family protein: MVNAFFTPAMDQTLMHRPDSSPKTSERPRLGLALGSGAARGWAHVGVLRALDEWGVEVDVYAGCSVGALIGAARLLDIWDPFLDWARSLSAIDAMATFGISLSRGGVVNPDKAFTRFAEHDKPIEELPKPFAAVATDLATGHEVWLDRGSALNACRASSSVPMILQAARYQVGYTEHWLIDGGASNPVPVNLARALGAERVISVDLNTVTLALSRFNRPNTTAVIPAPDPDEGLTGPFAPLAKAFGGAKRDLVRRMALARAKSQAQPQLFETAAATIDIIQGQLAQARAYIDVADVRLTPDLSCASAAAFDHHEEFERIGYETAQAQKQEILAVAGLAPDISKSDDE; encoded by the coding sequence ATGGTTAATGCGTTTTTCACACCCGCAATGGACCAAACTCTTATGCATCGTCCTGATTCGTCCCCAAAAACAAGCGAGCGCCCCCGTCTGGGGCTGGCGCTGGGCTCCGGCGCAGCCCGCGGTTGGGCTCATGTTGGAGTGCTTCGCGCCCTCGATGAATGGGGGGTCGAGGTCGATGTTTATGCCGGCTGTTCGGTCGGGGCGCTGATCGGCGCAGCACGGCTTCTTGATATCTGGGATCCCTTCCTCGACTGGGCCCGGTCGTTGAGCGCCATTGATGCCATGGCAACATTCGGGATCAGCCTCAGCCGCGGCGGGGTGGTGAATCCCGACAAGGCGTTCACCCGCTTTGCCGAACACGACAAGCCGATTGAGGAGCTGCCCAAACCCTTTGCCGCTGTAGCCACTGACCTCGCGACCGGGCATGAGGTTTGGCTCGACCGCGGCTCGGCGCTCAATGCCTGCCGGGCCTCCTCTTCTGTGCCGATGATCCTGCAGGCCGCCCGCTATCAGGTCGGCTATACCGAGCACTGGCTGATCGATGGCGGCGCGTCGAACCCCGTGCCCGTGAACCTTGCTCGTGCGCTTGGTGCAGAGCGCGTGATCTCTGTCGACCTCAACACCGTGACACTGGCACTCAGCCGATTTAACCGCCCCAACACGACCGCTGTTATCCCCGCCCCTGACCCCGATGAAGGTCTGACAGGCCCCTTCGCGCCACTCGCCAAAGCATTCGGCGGCGCCAAGCGCGACCTTGTCCGCCGCATGGCGCTGGCCCGCGCGAAGTCTCAGGCACAGCCGCAGCTCTTCGAGACAGCGGCCGCGACTATCGACATCATCCAAGGGCAGCTGGCGCAGGCCCGCGCCTATATCGATGTCGCAGATGTCCGCCTAACCCCGGATCTGAGCTGCGCGTCAGCGGCGGCGTTCGACCATCACGAGGAATTCGAGCGCATCGGCTATGAGACCGCGCAAGCCCAAAAGCAGGAAATCCTTGCAGTTGCCGGTTTGGCTCCCGACATTTCCAAATCTGACGATGAATGA
- a CDS encoding S9 family peptidase encodes MTRLIALGLAVSAAALTAGASAKDLTIEALHDEAGLSGPSLRGVNFSPDGRMITMLRGREDDARTLDLWAYDVETGESRVLVRSDDLVPADVELSEEEKNRRERQRIYDSGIVSYQWDDDGKRILFPLGGDVFLYDLAEGAAIRVTDTPDDFETDPKVSPDGNFVSYVRNDEVFVYELASGRERQVTKGAGGTIRNGVSEFVAQEELGRNTGYWWSGDDEMIVFAQIDESPVDIVERLDFTPEGSKTISQRYPFAGTDNVKIKLGITTPKGKKPKWIDLGENEDIYVATVRWHEGSPYVFRLSRDQKTLDVLKADPKTGKTELVFSETSDTWVNLRASTFRSLDDGGFLWLSERDGFNHIYRYDADGKNPVQLTKGEWPVTGLSCLDEEDGEIYFSGWMETAAVRHIYRTTLDGSEIEQVTTELGWHSASFGEGCEAYIHRFSSQNQPPQAAVMGADGTRRYWLLENALNNSHPYTPYLDSHLQWEFGQIEAEDGQMMDYQILKPATATAAHPAPAMQLVYGGPGVQRVRNVWGNAYAQLLADKGYVVFMLDNRGAFNRGKAFEDVIYHKMGQPEVIDQAAGTAWLTSQDFVDGSRIGVQGWSYGGYMTLMMLGQRPDLYKAGASGAPVSDWRTYDTAYTERYMGDPREVAEAYDASSVITYAEGIKDDALLLIHGMADDNVIFQNAIDVMAALQQQDTDFKLMTYPGEKHGFRDKENKIHRDRTTLDFLDARLKPGE; translated from the coding sequence ATGACCCGATTGATTGCCCTCGGCCTTGCCGTCTCTGCCGCTGCCCTCACAGCAGGCGCCTCTGCCAAGGACCTCACCATTGAGGCCCTGCATGATGAAGCTGGGCTGTCGGGGCCATCCTTGCGGGGGGTGAATTTCTCACCGGACGGCAGGATGATCACGATGCTGCGGGGCCGCGAGGACGATGCGCGGACCCTCGATCTCTGGGCCTATGACGTGGAAACCGGCGAATCGCGCGTGCTGGTCCGCTCCGATGACCTTGTGCCAGCTGATGTCGAGCTCTCCGAAGAGGAGAAGAACCGTCGCGAGCGCCAGCGGATCTATGACAGCGGCATCGTCTCCTATCAGTGGGATGATGACGGCAAACGCATCCTCTTCCCGCTGGGCGGCGATGTGTTCCTCTATGACCTTGCCGAGGGCGCGGCGATCCGCGTGACCGACACGCCGGATGATTTCGAAACCGACCCCAAGGTCTCCCCTGACGGCAATTTCGTCTCCTATGTCCGCAATGATGAAGTCTTCGTCTATGAGCTGGCAAGTGGCAGGGAACGTCAGGTCACCAAAGGCGCAGGCGGGACGATCCGCAATGGCGTCTCCGAGTTCGTCGCACAGGAAGAGCTAGGACGGAATACCGGCTATTGGTGGTCGGGCGATGATGAGATGATCGTCTTTGCCCAGATCGATGAGTCACCGGTCGATATCGTCGAGCGCCTCGATTTCACGCCGGAGGGGTCAAAGACCATCTCCCAGCGCTATCCCTTTGCCGGGACCGACAACGTCAAGATCAAGCTCGGCATCACGACGCCCAAAGGCAAGAAGCCCAAATGGATCGACCTTGGCGAGAATGAAGACATCTATGTCGCAACCGTCCGCTGGCATGAAGGCAGCCCTTATGTCTTCCGGCTTAGCCGCGACCAGAAGACACTCGACGTCCTCAAAGCCGATCCGAAGACCGGCAAGACCGAGCTTGTTTTCTCCGAGACCTCCGACACATGGGTGAATTTGCGCGCGAGCACTTTCCGCAGCCTTGATGATGGTGGTTTCCTGTGGCTCTCCGAGCGGGACGGGTTCAACCATATCTATCGTTATGACGCAGACGGAAAGAACCCTGTCCAGCTGACCAAAGGCGAGTGGCCAGTGACCGGCCTCTCCTGCCTCGACGAGGAAGATGGCGAGATCTATTTCTCTGGCTGGATGGAGACCGCAGCCGTGCGCCATATCTATCGCACGACGCTCGATGGCAGCGAGATCGAACAGGTGACGACTGAGCTTGGCTGGCATTCAGCGAGCTTTGGCGAGGGCTGCGAGGCCTATATCCACCGCTTCTCGTCACAGAACCAGCCGCCCCAGGCCGCCGTCATGGGCGCGGACGGCACCCGTCGTTACTGGCTTCTCGAGAATGCGCTCAATAACAGCCATCCCTATACGCCTTATCTTGATAGCCATCTCCAATGGGAATTCGGGCAGATCGAAGCCGAAGATGGCCAGATGATGGATTATCAGATCCTGAAACCCGCCACGGCGACCGCCGCCCACCCTGCTCCTGCCATGCAGCTCGTCTATGGCGGACCGGGGGTTCAGCGGGTACGGAATGTCTGGGGCAACGCCTATGCCCAGCTTCTTGCTGACAAGGGCTATGTTGTTTTCATGCTCGACAATCGCGGCGCGTTTAACCGCGGCAAAGCGTTCGAGGATGTCATCTATCACAAGATGGGCCAGCCAGAGGTCATCGATCAGGCAGCGGGCACCGCATGGCTGACCTCGCAAGATTTTGTCGATGGCAGCCGGATCGGCGTTCAGGGCTGGTCCTATGGCGGCTATATGACCCTGATGATGCTTGGCCAGCGCCCAGACCTTTACAAGGCTGGCGCATCCGGCGCCCCGGTCAGTGACTGGCGCACCTATGACACGGCCTATACGGAGCGCTATATGGGTGATCCTCGCGAAGTGGCAGAGGCCTATGACGCGTCCTCCGTCATAACCTATGCGGAAGGGATCAAGGATGATGCCCTCCTCCTCATTCACGGCATGGCCGATGACAATGTCATCTTCCAGAACGCGATTGACGTCATGGCTGCCCTGCAACAGCAGGACACGGATTTCAAACTCATGACCTATCCGGGCGAGAAGCATGGCTTCCGGGACAAAGAAAACAAGATCCACCGTGACCGGACGACCCTTGATTTCCTTGATGCCCGCCTGAAACCAGGCGAGTAA
- a CDS encoding YbaN family protein, which yields MTPKRALWLLLGMVAVGLGAVGVVLPLLPTTPFLLFAAFAFARSSERWHQWLVHHQIFGSLIEDWNRYGAISRSAKTVSVLSMLAVVLISVALKVPALVLAVQAMVLMMVAIFVLSRPSPPSMDD from the coding sequence ATGACACCGAAACGTGCCCTGTGGTTGCTTCTGGGTATGGTCGCAGTCGGGCTCGGTGCAGTGGGCGTGGTCCTGCCGCTCTTACCGACAACGCCGTTTCTGTTATTTGCAGCGTTCGCCTTTGCCCGTTCATCTGAGCGCTGGCATCAATGGCTGGTGCACCATCAGATTTTTGGCTCGCTGATTGAGGACTGGAACCGCTACGGGGCGATCAGCCGAAGCGCGAAAACAGTCTCTGTGCTCTCCATGTTGGCTGTTGTGTTGATATCAGTGGCCCTGAAAGTCCCGGCACTTGTTCTCGCTGTTCAGGCAATGGTGCTGATGATGGTCGCGATTTTTGTGCTCTCGCGACCATCACCGCCTTCTATGGATGACTGA
- a CDS encoding DUF302 domain-containing protein — protein sequence MRLMICALSALVLAGCGKAPVAEAEASETVSAPVLIQDRFRVYESAQSHSVTLERLLQSLDRRDLTVFSLIDHRAGAQSIDQELPPSTLVIFGNPKGGTPLMQAEPLMGIELPMRALVYEQDGKVMLALTGTDFLEREYDLTSKESIFKRMEQTLETIANEATAP from the coding sequence ATGCGGCTCATGATTTGCGCGCTCAGCGCGCTTGTGCTGGCGGGGTGCGGCAAAGCACCGGTTGCCGAAGCGGAAGCCAGTGAAACAGTCTCTGCACCGGTGCTGATTCAGGACCGCTTTCGGGTTTACGAAAGCGCCCAGTCCCATTCGGTGACGCTTGAGCGCCTTCTGCAGTCACTCGACCGGCGTGATCTGACTGTCTTTTCACTGATCGATCACCGGGCCGGCGCCCAAAGCATTGATCAGGAACTGCCGCCCTCGACGCTTGTGATCTTCGGCAACCCGAAAGGGGGCACACCCCTGATGCAGGCAGAACCCTTGATGGGAATCGAATTACCAATGAGGGCGCTGGTATATGAACAAGACGGCAAGGTCATGCTGGCACTGACGGGTACGGATTTCCTTGAGCGGGAATATGACCTCACCTCAAAGGAAAGCATCTTCAAGCGGATGGAGCAGACACTCGAAACGATTGCGAACGAAGCAACCGCGCCCTAG
- a CDS encoding hybrid sensor histidine kinase/response regulator encodes MKDAENSDEVNVPDTENAQRAERAMAAAARVAEELSLKDDSLGTSLDPETMDEETLRPRPTGPRQVPWQKRVEAALLEDGPAEPVVEKEIPAEPVAAAEPDDLLVVEHDTVPVMDAMEEPRAEKQVAEELAKELADVSAAAPIVAAPAAVSEPKPEKLPRVNAPLLERMTPFALWVSVSLFLSSIIYAVFVGGVSLGVVGLFAGGIFIFATILLIASLTGAYSPLLLAGLLLRRPTAPKAEAQSLAGRDVLAALGLAENLLDADVDARLVTSRDGVVVYANEQYMKIARLAGVVGVTGLPPRIDRLFSQSSGESSKMFRLARAARSGLEADEIITQTMGLQDDGSPQKRRYEISVRPMADKGKHVAWRLREMPVETAKDTFRKAYEAYPRPVLALERSGNIAWLNEAAKELLGVGTIRDVSFSDIILGESKDVVEGLWEDAPEEFEGRVRAKSSDTGNVSVIFTAFTRAGVGEGFVCVEMMPKTALTADKQGVDAAADLTDAPIGVAIVEGDVTSDARLGTVNRLIADSLGANPGMRLADVLPPDSMRDLLAAMRAKSATKALTRPVDVLVGEGADGQHLRLLARPIKRRRGAYGPRQMVLYAIDVSFQKRMEEDYAHDKRLKAIGKIAGSVAHDFNNFLQAMMGATEFLMRRHPAGDPSYPDLVSIRENAQRARNLTSNLLAFSRKQTLQPEVVSVTELLSDFTPFVQRYVTEKVKVEVDHGRQVGCVKADRSQLELAIMNLAVNARDAMDKGGTLTVRSRRVPAAEIESYGYQVLENIDHVLIEMEDTGPGVPADIADKIFEPFFTTKGEGKGTGLGLSTVHGIVGQLGGRIFLHNRPGEGATFRIFMPALSEEEATAAKPKARKDDGAVQVDDLTGKGRILIVEDEDSVRNIVVRALGMCGYEIVEACDGDEALEIIEDTDEPFDVVLSDIMMPEMDGPTLIQEAGDKLGKAKVIFMSGYAETAMRDKLEEIQDAGYLQKPFTLKKVAAVVKEAMAE; translated from the coding sequence ATGAAAGACGCAGAGAACAGCGACGAGGTCAACGTGCCTGACACGGAAAATGCCCAGCGTGCGGAGCGGGCAATGGCGGCCGCTGCGCGGGTGGCTGAAGAGCTGAGCCTCAAAGATGATTCGCTCGGCACCTCGCTCGATCCGGAAACCATGGACGAAGAAACGCTTCGCCCACGCCCGACAGGGCCCCGTCAGGTGCCGTGGCAAAAAAGAGTTGAAGCGGCGCTGCTCGAAGATGGTCCCGCTGAGCCTGTGGTTGAAAAAGAAATTCCGGCTGAACCTGTCGCAGCTGCTGAGCCCGATGACTTGCTGGTTGTCGAGCATGATACCGTCCCCGTGATGGACGCGATGGAAGAGCCCAGAGCAGAAAAACAGGTCGCTGAGGAACTGGCGAAGGAACTCGCCGACGTCTCGGCTGCGGCCCCGATAGTCGCAGCGCCAGCCGCGGTTTCAGAGCCGAAGCCGGAAAAACTGCCGCGCGTGAACGCGCCGCTGCTTGAACGGATGACGCCGTTTGCGCTCTGGGTTTCGGTCAGCCTGTTCCTCTCCAGCATCATCTATGCGGTCTTTGTCGGCGGGGTCAGCCTTGGCGTCGTCGGACTCTTTGCCGGCGGGATTTTCATCTTCGCGACGATCCTCCTGATTGCCTCTCTGACCGGCGCTTACTCACCGCTATTGCTTGCTGGGCTGCTCCTGCGCCGCCCAACCGCGCCCAAGGCCGAGGCCCAGTCGCTTGCCGGCCGCGATGTGCTGGCGGCGCTCGGGCTTGCCGAAAACCTTCTGGATGCGGATGTTGATGCGCGCCTTGTGACCAGTCGTGACGGCGTCGTTGTCTACGCCAATGAGCAATATATGAAGATTGCCCGGCTGGCAGGTGTCGTCGGCGTCACCGGCCTGCCGCCGAGGATCGACCGGCTCTTCAGCCAGTCTTCAGGTGAAAGCTCCAAGATGTTCCGTCTCGCCCGCGCCGCGCGCTCCGGGCTCGAGGCGGATGAGATCATTACCCAGACAATGGGCCTTCAGGACGACGGCTCTCCGCAGAAGCGGCGCTACGAGATTTCCGTGCGGCCTATGGCCGACAAGGGCAAGCATGTCGCCTGGCGCTTGCGCGAAATGCCGGTCGAGACGGCAAAAGACACCTTCCGCAAGGCCTATGAGGCCTATCCTCGTCCGGTTCTGGCGCTGGAGCGATCGGGCAATATCGCCTGGCTGAACGAGGCCGCAAAGGAACTGCTCGGTGTCGGGACCATTCGTGACGTCTCTTTCTCAGATATCATTCTTGGCGAGTCCAAGGACGTGGTCGAAGGCCTTTGGGAAGACGCGCCTGAGGAATTCGAAGGCCGCGTCCGCGCCAAATCCTCTGACACCGGCAATGTCAGTGTCATCTTTACTGCCTTTACCCGCGCCGGGGTTGGCGAGGGCTTTGTCTGTGTCGAGATGATGCCGAAGACGGCCCTGACCGCTGACAAGCAAGGCGTTGATGCGGCTGCCGACCTGACCGATGCGCCGATCGGGGTGGCGATTGTCGAGGGCGATGTGACCAGCGATGCGCGGCTCGGCACGGTCAACCGTCTGATCGCTGACAGCCTAGGCGCAAACCCCGGCATGCGCCTTGCTGATGTCCTGCCGCCTGATTCCATGCGTGATCTGCTCGCCGCGATGCGGGCGAAAAGCGCGACCAAGGCCCTGACCCGGCCCGTCGATGTGTTGGTGGGTGAGGGCGCTGACGGCCAGCATCTGCGGCTTCTCGCCCGGCCGATCAAACGCCGCCGCGGCGCCTATGGCCCGCGCCAGATGGTGCTTTATGCGATCGACGTCTCCTTCCAGAAGCGGATGGAAGAAGACTATGCGCATGACAAACGCCTCAAAGCGATCGGCAAGATTGCGGGCAGCGTTGCGCATGACTTCAACAACTTCCTGCAGGCGATGATGGGCGCGACGGAATTCCTGATGCGCCGTCACCCGGCCGGCGATCCTTCGTACCCGGACCTTGTCTCGATCCGCGAGAATGCCCAACGCGCGCGGAATCTGACTTCGAACCTGCTCGCCTTCTCACGCAAGCAGACGCTCCAGCCCGAAGTCGTCTCGGTGACTGAGCTGCTGTCCGACTTCACGCCATTCGTGCAGCGTTATGTGACTGAAAAGGTGAAGGTCGAGGTCGACCATGGCCGTCAGGTTGGCTGTGTGAAGGCCGACCGCTCGCAGCTTGAGCTGGCGATCATGAACCTTGCGGTCAATGCGCGCGACGCGATGGACAAGGGCGGCACGCTGACGGTGCGTTCACGCCGCGTCCCGGCCGCGGAAATCGAGAGCTATGGCTATCAGGTGCTTGAGAATATTGATCACGTCCTGATCGAGATGGAAGATACAGGGCCCGGTGTTCCGGCGGATATCGCCGACAAGATCTTCGAGCCGTTCTTCACGACCAAGGGCGAAGGCAAGGGGACGGGGCTTGGCCTCTCCACCGTGCACGGCATTGTCGGCCAGCTTGGCGGGCGTATCTTCCTGCATAACCGGCCAGGCGAGGGCGCAACCTTCCGTATCTTCATGCCGGCGCTCTCAGAAGAAGAAGCGACTGCCGCCAAGCCGAAGGCCCGCAAGGATGACGGTGCAGTTCAGGTCGATGATCTGACCGGTAAGGGCCGCATCCTGATCGTCGAGGACGAGGACAGTGTAAGGAACATTGTCGTTCGCGCGCTCGGCATGTGCGGCTATGAGATTGTCGAAGCCTGTGACGGGGATGAGGCGCTGGAGATCATCGAGGACACCGATGAACCCTTCGATGTCGTCCTCTCAGACATCATGATGCCTGAGATGGACGGGCCGACCCTGATCCAGGAAGCGGGCGACAAGCTCGGCAAGGCCAAGGTCATTTTCATGTCCGGCTATGCCGAGACCGCGATGCGCGACAAGCTCGAAGAGATTCAGGACGCAGGCTATCTGCAAAAGCCATTCACGCTTAAAAAGGTCGCTGCAGTCGTCAAGGAAGCGATGGCTGAGTAG
- a CDS encoding endo-1,4-beta-xylanase: protein MPQWSRREMLALSSGALLTACSGGGGSSSSVSVPPPPPPPPPPAGSPSLAELSAGKGMRFGTAINTGTGSTFNDNNYLNLVREECNVAVAENDLKWQAIRPSPDMFTFTGGDALVNFAQTENIGFRGHTLLWEDETRYPSWFDTYDFGADPAMEAERLLTEHISTVGARYQGQIDSWDVVNEAVNPGNGAYRSSPFSRNLGSMEAVLDIAFQTARDTLPNTQLVYNDFMSWGTGNAHRDGVLTLLEGMITRGAPIDALGVQSHIFAGTGNFGGIDEAAWRSFLNDVTSLGLDLVITEFDINDQNLPADIATRDGLIADYTTAYLGLMLEYSQLRDVLCWGLVHRYSWMQNFQPRSDGLQKRSTPFDDSYQPTPMYDAIAAAFEATTARS from the coding sequence ATGCCCCAATGGTCTCGGCGGGAAATGCTGGCGCTGTCGTCCGGCGCGTTGCTGACGGCGTGTAGTGGCGGAGGCGGTTCGTCCTCTTCCGTCAGTGTGCCGCCACCACCGCCTCCACCCCCGCCACCAGCGGGGTCCCCGAGCCTTGCGGAATTGTCGGCCGGGAAGGGGATGCGGTTCGGCACGGCGATCAATACCGGCACCGGTTCGACCTTCAACGATAACAATTATCTCAATCTCGTCCGTGAGGAATGCAATGTCGCGGTCGCGGAGAACGATCTCAAATGGCAGGCCATCCGTCCGTCACCAGACATGTTTACTTTCACGGGCGGTGATGCGCTGGTCAATTTCGCGCAAACAGAAAATATCGGTTTCCGTGGCCACACGCTGCTGTGGGAAGATGAAACACGCTATCCCTCATGGTTCGACACTTATGATTTCGGCGCCGACCCCGCCATGGAAGCAGAACGTCTCTTAACGGAGCACATCAGCACGGTCGGGGCCCGCTATCAGGGGCAGATCGACAGCTGGGATGTCGTCAATGAGGCGGTCAATCCAGGCAATGGCGCCTACAGATCATCGCCGTTCTCTCGCAATCTGGGGAGCATGGAGGCTGTGCTCGACATCGCGTTCCAGACGGCGCGGGACACGCTGCCCAATACCCAGCTGGTCTATAATGATTTCATGAGCTGGGGGACGGGGAATGCCCATCGCGATGGGGTGCTGACCCTGCTTGAGGGCATGATTACCCGAGGGGCGCCGATCGATGCGCTCGGTGTGCAGAGCCATATCTTCGCGGGCACTGGTAATTTCGGTGGGATAGACGAGGCTGCCTGGCGGTCATTTCTCAATGACGTGACCTCGCTGGGGCTCGATCTTGTGATCACTGAATTCGACATCAATGACCAGAACCTGCCGGCGGATATCGCGACGCGCGATGGTCTGATTGCGGATTATACGACCGCTTATCTGGGCCTGATGCTCGAATACTCCCAGCTTCGCGATGTGCTTTGCTGGGGGCTCGTCCACCGCTATTCATGGATGCAGAATTTCCAACCGCGCAGTGACGGGCTGCAGAAGCGCTCGACACCGTTTGATGACAGCTACCAGCCGACGCCAATGTATGACGCCATCGCCGCCGCTTTTGAGGCGACGACGGCGCGCAGTTGA
- a CDS encoding zinc ribbon domain-containing protein YjdM encodes MPQIPACPECGSTYAYEDGELFICPECAHEWSASGESDGPVFKDANGNSLEDGDTVTVIKDLKIKGTSQVVKVGTRVKNIRLVEGDHDIDCKIDGIGAMKLKSEFVKKG; translated from the coding sequence ATGCCTCAAATCCCTGCCTGCCCTGAATGCGGCTCGACCTATGCCTATGAGGATGGCGAGCTCTTCATCTGCCCCGAATGCGCCCATGAATGGTCAGCCAGCGGGGAAAGCGACGGGCCGGTCTTCAAGGATGCGAATGGCAATTCGCTGGAAGACGGCGATACCGTCACCGTGATCAAGGATCTCAAGATCAAGGGCACGTCTCAGGTCGTGAAAGTCGGTACACGGGTGAAAAACATCCGCCTCGTCGAGGGTGATCACGACATTGATTGCAAGATCGACGGCATCGGCGCGATGAAGCTGAAATCGGAATTTGTGAAAAAGGGCTGA